TTGCGTTGCTCTTCGGTAGCCTTTTGCGTAAATTCCGGGATTTTCCGATGCCTTTGTTGATGGGAGTTTTTGCTGCGCAGGCATCTCTTTCTTGATGCGAGTCTATGTATATGACTAGACGCCCTGGCCCTTTCCTGATTCTGCTTGCGATCTCGTAGTGATGGGGGAGTGTATGTCTGCGTCTTGGGAGGGTTCGGGGTTGCATTACGAGGACGTAGTTGTGATAATATTTGAGAGCCAACTTCCAAGACGGATGGCTGTGTAGTATCGAGATGGTAGGAGCGAATCAATCTTGAGCGACTTCTCGTAGTGTTGTATCGTAATGCGAGAAAAACAGCTCTTCGAGTCCATGCTTGGGGCGTTATAGGAAGCTCAAGCCTTGTACAGGCGCGGAGTACAAGGGCCGTTGGCATATCCTCCGAATCGGCATCAACTTGAGGCCAATCGTCTGCATAGTGATCGCTAGACGAGTTGCGAATTCGCCGTAGTCGCTGGTAAGAGCTGAATGTCGAGGTCGCTAAATTGCTCTTAATTGCGAAATTTTTCAGATTAATGCCGAAGTCGCTCAAGGCGCCTCTATAATTTTAGCTCTCTTCTGCGCTTAAGGTAGGGATGTTTATTAGGGGCGTATTCAGTGGCGACCCCTGCCGGACTCTTTCCAGTGAGTGGCCAGGGCGCTTGATTTGAGTCGCAGCGGCTCTGCGGGTGTAGAGTGATGGATGGACGCGCTTAAGAATGTCCATCTTGAATTCCCACCTATTTCGCACCCCCGCCAACCTTGAATCTCCATAACATAAATATCATTTCAGGTTCACTCCGGTTTCACACTCTTTAAGCGCCCATATACCGTTTCAAGACAACCTGACACCATGTCTTCATCACACGCCAGCCTCAGCGCTGCCTCAGACGACCGAAAAGCTAGGCTCGcgaagctcaagaacctcaagcgCAAGCAACCTGGAGACGAAATTGTTGCACCAGAATCAGAAAGAGCCCAATCCCCTCCCGTAGAGCCAGATGTCTCACGACTCCATGTCTCTGGCCGCAACTACGACCCTGAAACCAGAGGTCCcaagcttggctttgagcAGGACCCAaccctcaatcttgacaagCCAACGCTCGAAGAACAAGCTGCCGAAGTGGAAGCAGAGGTCAAGCAAAAGGCGgcagaagaagcccaagacgaTCAAGGTGTCGATTTATTCAAGCTACAGCCGAAGAAGCCGAACTGGGATTTGAAAAGGGAACTTGATAGGAAAATGGAGGTTCTCAACGTTCGAACCGACAACGCCATTGCGCGCTTAGTCCGTGATCGTATCACGGGTGCACAAAAGGCAGCGGCAAAGAGAGACGCGGTTGAGGACGCTCAAGGCACTGGAGAAGCAACTGGCATGGATGGTGTGGCATTGGTAGAAGGCTTGAGGGTCAGGgaaaaggaggaggaggaggaagagcgtCGCGAACgggaagaagatgctgcgCTAGGTGTATAAAAAAGCAACATCTAGCCTTTCGACGTCGAGGTTTTGCCTCGCCGTCCTGTATAGTTACATCTTAGGGGTCTGGCGCATTGTGCGATGACGGTTACACTATATCTACATTTATACCCAACAATTCATTGTCTTCCACCCTTCATAGCTTGCGTCATAGCCAATCGTTGACTGAAAGGACTCAAGCTTCGTTCTCGTGCTTGATCCCCAGGACCCGGCCCTCCGTGTCCATGTCGTCTGTCATCAAACCTTCCACGAGGTGGCAGTCTCTCACGGTCATGTCTAGTACTGGATCGATCTGGCCTCTCATCACGTCTGCCTCTCGGTTGGGGCGACCTTGGGCTCCCAGAACGTTGACGACGAAGGCTATGTGGACTCCGAGACTTCGATGGGTATTCCCTAGGATGCGTCGCTGGCGCGCTCCCCTTGACAGAAGGTAAAGGGTCCCGGGACCTGTACTGGTCGCGACGGTCAAAATCTTCAGGAGAGGGGCTGCTACCAGAGTCGGAACGCCTGTGCCGAGCTTCCACACGAGGGCTTCGGCTACGATTCAGGCTAGGACTGCGGCTGCGACTGCGGCTGTCATCTTGCCTGCCACGCTGTGAGTTGTCTAAATAGGGACTTCGACTTCGTGGCGACTGAGCAGGGGATCTGGCCCTGTCTTTACCAGGTGATGGTGATCGCGGAGCGGCAGTGGAGATGGTAGAAACGGAATGAGAAGACACTGATCTATGACGCTTTACGTTTGGCTCAATCAGCCCATCGTCTCTCTGTTCTCGCTTGCGCTCGCGGGCGCGTTCGGCTTCCAATTTAGCCAGCTCTTCATCCGCCACACCTTTCCTGTAGGGCTGTTAGTAAATAAACAGACCTTTGCTGCCCTTAACCAACTTTTTCTCAAGAGGGTTCAGTGTCTCATTTGTGAGCTTGGGCACCAGTTTGGGGTTTCGGAACTGCTGAGATCGCGATGGACGCGACACGTAGGGACGCTCTTGGGCAGTTGCTTTACACTCATATGAGTAGTGGCGTTCTGGGATGGTCAGTATGATTGCAGAATCACATCAACGTCAAGACATATCTCTCTTTAGGCATTTCTGGCACTGGACGCTAGACGGTGTCGACCGGGATGGGCCACCACGGCCTCTATAGGTGAACATATGGAAATCGAAATGGTCTCTGTGCAGTGAAGAACTTCTCAAACCATCGTGTACAAATGTGTAAAAAAGATGGCGCCTTCGTAGGTATTTGTTATACGAACGGCAAAAGAACTGATGCAATTATTGAGTCGCGATTGCTTGGATGACCTCCTGGTGATATCTTTGAGTCACGTGACACACGTTCAGCTGAAGGCAGGTACTTCAATAGCACTTGCCTCGGACTACCCATGCTAGGGCAAGTCTAGGGGGGGAATAAAAAATGACGCCTAGATAGGTGGATCGCCAGCGAATTATGGTGTAGCTGGGGTCGTTTATTTTTTCTCCCCGAGACAAATATCTACAGATTGTTAGTACTTGCTTAGTGCCTAAGTACCTATCttaggtaaggtaaggtaggttGAGACACTGAGTTCAGGAAGCTGACGCACTACACCGCGCCATTGATATATGCAACGAGGTAGAGGAGCACATCTAAATCTAACTGCCCTTGCGATGACACCAAAACGAGATTCGGGGCTGAATAGTGTATGCGTTCAAGCCAACTTGAGGTTGCAATTGGAATTACATATACTGACGACTTGTGCGATGCCCTCTTGTTTCACCTACTAATATTTACGGTTGATGGTGATAAAAACCGCACAAGATACTGGAGCGGTCGCGGGAAGTGGTTTGGATCATAATGCTGAATCAAGAAGCGTGAGTATTATTAGTGTCAGTTGActttcagcttcttcatcgtgtctattaatattatagtgCGGTATTTCATATGAGACATTACCAGAGCTCCGTTGTTGATAACTTCTGAATACCGACCGAATATGGCTGGACCTTTTTCTCTGTTGTGCCTTCTGGGCCACAGTAGCGTTCCACAATTTCAACCCTACAGCCGATGTAAAGCTCAGGTTTGAGCATACTAGGTATCAAGATCAGCCCAGATCGTCTTAAAAACTCTTCAGCTTTGATCCTGTTTATGAGGAAGGTCATTGACGACAACGGCACCCTCACGGGCACCCTGGTGTGATAAGGCACAGATTATTCATGGGCTTCCTACCTAGAAACACCCTTGGCAACCAGTTTCATAACAATACTTTCCGTGCACATGAAAGGCAGTTGCTCCTGGACACGCGTGGCAATCACCTGAGGACAAATGACGATGCCCGTCAGTGACATTGTCCAGACTGTCGATGATAGCATCGGTGAGAATGAACGTCTCCGGCAAGTCAATTCGAATAGCACTGTCATCTAGTGAACCCTCCATCCACCGTGCTGCGAGTGTGCCTGCAGTGTTTCTTTTCTTAGACACAAACCCTTGGGCTAGGGTATCTAGAGGTTCTCTCTGAACTCATTGGATTCCTCTTGAACGCCATGGCATTTGATCCCACCTGCCCAACTTCAAGAGGCTTTTCCGCTTCCTGCCACAAGGCGACATGGCGGATATCTCCGGCTCTTTTGCGCTTTAGCACCAAGATCACAGATTGCGTTGGCGACAAGCAGGTCAACTTTGTGGATGTAGGTATGTTTGGGTCGACACCTCATAACATGCAGGAAAGTTGGTCTTCTTGCACAAGAGTGCGTTGAGCTAGTCACACTTAGAACCGCCGCCTCGAAGAACATCGCGGAACGAAGCTTGAGTTCCTATAGTTCCTTGTGCGCCTGATACATCTGCTCCAGTCTCTTGCAGCCTGACACACAATGCTTACAGTATAGTAGCAGCGCACTTCGAACTTGTTCAATACTCTCTAGGTCGAAACAAGATTTTCAGCCCATTGAGCTACCCGCTTGCCAACTAGACGCCCATTAGCACTGTCTCAAGAATGTGTACTAAGCCTGACATATAGCATTATGAGTACCCGGGTACCTGTTATCAATTGAGCTGGCAAGTGAAATCAGCGTGAGGTTCTATCGGTTCACATAGCCGCGAGAAATACCTGGCTGCAGATGCGTGTATGCAAGAGTGGTTGTTGCTTGCATAGATTTGAGATAACCTTGGCTAGGTAGTCCTGGAAGGAGAAGGTCCAGGGGCGTTACGCATGAGAATGAGTTTAGTATTATCAGTTACGAAGCAGCTTGTTGCCTGGTCTCACTCGTTAGTCCTTTCAACACGGCGTCTATTCACAAGATGAGGTACCTAATCAAGGTGACTGAGTATTGGATTATTTATCTTACCCCGGAATGCATAATACTAGCAGCAGCTGGTGCAACAGCTCCGAAGGCATGAACATGAGCCGTGACGTCGTGACGGCGAATCAACTCCTCAGCTCTAGCAGTCTCGAAGTCTTGGTCTATAACTTCGAGATGctgcttcatcttctcgagGGCGTCCGTGGTGATAGCCAAGCTCTTTCTCAGACCGACGAGTAGCAACCAGAGCCTGCGCCATTGTAAGTGGCGAGAGCGTTGACTAAAGAGCTGTGCCATCTCTGGGTTGCAGTATTTCGCCGTCAAAGACGTCTGATATGTATTCGTACGGAGACTGCATTGCATTCGACTTATCAGTCGCCATCCTTACCTCGTTTTGAGAAGTATTTGGTCAATTGATGGTTCCAGAGAAGCATGAGGACGAACTAATTCCAGCAtagtaggtaggtaggctGGCTACCCCTAGCTGGTAGAGCACCTGAGGCTTACCTACTGACTTCAAGGTTGCCCACttgaaagaagaacaagagcccCGGAATAACAATGTCCCGCGACAACAATACCTTTGCTTACCCACGTAATTCTGATGGTCTATCACATCCAGGTACAAAGGTAGtagagcagcagcaatcCTACCTTAGGTATTAGTATTGCATACCTACACTTTCCCTCTCAGCACACGAGTAATATTGCAGCAAAATCTTGAAACAAGTCTTTAATAACAACTCTGGCAATCAGGAAAAGGGCCAGTGCACTCAACAGGCGTGATCAAAGCTTGCGTAACAATAGCAGTGTTGACTTGAATACCACCTAGGCTTAGAGATAGGTCACCCATGGAAGCTTCGTAGTAGACTCCATTCCCAGGTACTACCAGGAAGATAAGGTAACCTTTTTGAATTCCTAGGCACTGTAAGGTAAATACCTTATGGATGTCCATCACGGGCTTCCTTGTCGCATTGAGTGCCGTCCACAGGTTCCCGCCCGGAATTTCTGCAACAACCTCCACTATAAAAAAGCGACACTTACCTGTGACTGGTCCGCCCCCTTTCATGTCAGGCGGGACGCATACGATTTTTAGTGATTCTTTCAGCGCCTCCCAGCGTTTCCTCTCGCTGTGCCCTGCCGTGCCGCTCGCTCCACAGACTGACAATGAGACCCCATCCTTCTGACAACCTCCTCCCACGGCTCCCCCTCCAAAACTTCAACTAACCAACTACATCCAATCCAGCATACCaccatcacatcacatcgcATTGCTCGTTTTTGCTGCCTTGTGCGCCTTGGGCCGCCTTTCTCAAGAATTGGCTGTCGTCAATTTTTAGTCGTCTTTCACTTTTCCGCCCTTTCGCCTGGTTCGGGACCTGGGCGTTGTAAGGATATTGCTTAACTTTCCTCTTGACCTCCATCCCCCGATTTCTGGTCCTGTCTCATTGCAAAGAAGAGGCCGCATTGCAGTATCATAGGTTGGGCAGCCAAGAAGGCGTACGACAAccatcatctcttcctcCGAACAGAATCAGTTGGGGAACAATGCATCTTACTTCACGACGATGAGCACCAAGACTCTGTTTTCTTTCTGCCGGTCCGCTTCCATTAAATTCGCTTCCTGATTTTCCTGATACTGTCATTTCTGTTCCTGTCATCACCGCTGCAGTCTCAGCCGCAGCCTCATCTCGTACCTGGTCAACCATTGCTCCCAGTCTTCTGTCTCATATTCTTATCGACATTTCTACCGCCTGCACTACTGGATCGGCATTGTAGCCTTGACCACAGCCCGTCATGGCTACTACCCAAATGTCTCCTGATCTTCCCAAACCCTCGTTTGCCAAGGTAAATATCACACCGTGCTTGGCTCCTCTATAAGTGGTCCTTATCTGTCGAAGGAGCCATTCTTTTTCGTTACCCGGTACTAATTCATGCTGCTCGACAGGTCGCTGCCTCCGTCTCCAAGGACTCCACACCTCCAGCGATTCGAAGGATAGCCACACCATCTAAAGAAGCAACCATGAGCTCGACGACGATACCATCCACATCTACCGCGCCGGTAATCGCAAACGGCCGATCTGGTAAGGCACCGGTCGCAAGGGTGCCCTCGCTGCAACGGGAATTAAATCTCAACCTGGCCGATCACGGAAGCGGTGAAGACAGCCTCGAGGGATCTTTAAAGGACTTGAGCCTAAGGGACAAAGCCCCTAACCTTGTCGTGAACGGTAGTGGACCTTTGGCTCCTGAGAGGCCTGCAGTCGTCGTTGGTAGAGACAGCGGATCCGACGATTCTCAACGAGCTGATTCGAGTTCCGAACTCGGCACTAAGCCTCCTAGTCTGGATGGAAAGAGTATCACTTCAGGCACAACATTTGcacttgatgagaaggaatCGCTAAGACCTGATGATAGCGCCAGTGTCAAGGCCGCTgcagaagatgacgacgCTTTCTCTGTACGCGGTTCATTAGTTGCTGGATCTCGCATGGGCTCAGAGGTAGCCGCACGAGCTCGAATGATTCACCTTGGCGATATTCCGGAGCGAAGGCTACCACAACCAGTTCCAGGCACCGCGGCTCAAGGAGTCCTGACTCCCCAGAGCTCATCATCTGAACAACCCCCGGGTGCACCCATGGGTGCTCCTGGCTCCTCAGATGCCCTTGGTGTCATCTATCGGCAGGCGCCGGATGATAAACTTCTAGAAGCCATGGCATCGCCCAAGGACAGGCTCTTTCTATTGCGGTTGGAGAAACAGGTCATTGATTTTGTGCAGGATTCCAAGTACGTCTATGACCTCAAATTCCTTCATTTTGTGCTAATCGTCTTTTTTAGGGAACCCTACATGGACCTTCCACCGTCTAACTCGTTTTGTAGAATGTTAACACACAAGCTGGCGGATTACTACCATATGACACATTCATTTGAGCCTCACGTGGGGTCTGTACGAATATTCAGGACGCCGTTTTGTCGAGTTCCCACCTCGCTGGCACTCATCAACCCCAGTCCTAGTGTGCCAAACAGCAGCACTCCGCCTCCTGTTGTCCTGCCCAAGAAGATTATGCGACGCGGCCAAGATAGTGAAGGTGGCCCAAGTGCTAGCCCCTCTAAGCCAACTTCTGAGACCGGCAGTGATGCTAAAGATAAGCCCGCGGCGAACCAGAAGTACGTACAATTCCACGATATGTTAGCAATTACTCCAACTCACCAGCTTTAGACTCACCAGggaagagcgagaagagcTGTATAAATTAGCACGTGAGCGCATTTTTGGTAGCTCAGAAGACAGTGTCACGGGTAGGTAATGAAACAATCTCAGTCCGGAACACTTTTTGACAGGAATAATAGAAGAGGGCGACAACGGCGTTTCAAGAGCCAGTTCAGTGTCTGCTAAGGACAAGTCCAATGTCGGAAAACGAGGTAAAACTGGCAAACAACGACGTGATGATTCGGACAGCTTTGATTCACGACATCAGTACACGCCGTATTGGGGGCCTCAGCAACAGACTTGGATATCGCAACCGCAGTACATGCCGCCGCCCAATACTCAATACGGCGCTCAAGCACCACCAGGGCCAGCATACCCAAATCAAGTCGCCCCTGTCTATACACATCAGGGTCCCGGATACCCTGCGATGCCAGCTATGCCACCAAACCAGCCATATCCCCAGTACTCAGTCCCGCCGGTAAGTTCCATATGAGAATAACATGAGCAGAATAGCGACTGATCTATTCCACTAGTATGCTCCTCAAGCTGCCCAACAGCGCTATCCTTCTGGCGGAAGCCCTATGACTAACTATGGTGCCCCTGTTCCTCCGGTTGGCCCGCAGCAACCTACGTGGCAACCGGGCCTTGCTCCTCCTACTCAATTCCAGGCGAGGGGAGGCACCCCAACCGGTCCTCAAGGGCACATGGGAATCCCTTATGCATATGGACAGCTCCCAGCAAATATCAACCCCCATGACCCTAAGAGCCAGCATCCAATTCCCGGTAGTTATAATCGGAACCACGCCTTCAACCCGAAGACACAATCGTTTGTgcctggtggtggtggcatGGCCCCTGTCCAGCCTCCACAGCCGCCATTCACTGCTCCCGGATCGCATCATGGCAGTCCTCAAGTCGGATCACCTCATCTAGCCTATCCTGGCGGTTATCAACAGCCAATGTCTCAGCCTTATGGGGGCGGATATGGCATGGTAAGGCAGGGGTCTAGCAACTCGATGCCTGCGtattcttctcctcgcgTTGCTCATATCCAACACGCaccgccaccgccgcctGTGATGCCGCAGAATCCCCCACACATGGCTCCCCAGCCTCTCCCCCCTCATTATAATATCCCCAATCGACCTAACATCCCACAAGGACCTAGCCAGCCCTTCTCGCATTTGCCAACATATGGCAACCCCGCCACTCTACCCCAGAAACCAGCTACTGGAATTTAAACATTGTCATTGTAAAAAAGGGGGGAGCATGACATGGTGTTCACAAATTGGGAGAACCACAAGGCGTACACGGTATATTCAGCATCTTGGCGTTATCGGTGGACAGGATGGACGACATGAATTTGTAGGCCAAGGGCCAATTTACTAGACGAGTTCAATACCACTTTGATATAATTCTTTTTTGGCGAGGGAGATCAAACCAGGACCtggtgaggaagaagatagTTTTATATGACGATTGAATTCGATTCTATGGCCAGGAATGCCAGAATTTTCATGCCTACCACAACGCCATGATTTTATTGAAACAATTGACCCATGCTTCATCTCACATCCATGCATGCCAGGGGGAGATATCCTAGACTTTCCTTGTCTTCGGGACATCGCCTTGTTCTAACCTGGACTCCGATATCTAGTTcccatttcttcttttcacGAAATCTCTTTACTCAGCAGGCTCACGAGGTTCCCTTGGCTCTCGGGGTTCACGCTGTTGGCCACCACCTCGACCGCCACCTCGGCCCCCTCGCTTGCCTCCCTGTCGGCCACCCTTCTCCTCCGATTTGCCCTCGCCCTCCTTCTCGTTGCTGGTCAGGTTGGCAACAGCCAACCGCTGGGACAGGTCGATCTGAGTGCGAATAGTGTTGGCCAGGTAGCTGACCATGAGAACGTCTTGAATGTGGTTGTTGAAATCATGCTCGATCTGCGAAGGATCAACCTTGGGGGCGAGAGACAGAGCGTTGAGAAGGTATTGGCCAACAGCGTTGTTGGgttcctcatcctcatccagaACCCCGTTAATCCACTCACTCGCTCTATCGAGAAGGCTGATGGTCTGCTCAATTGATCGACCAAGACCCTCAATGTCAGAGACAAGGGGCGCTGTTCGGGACTCAGCGTCCTTTGCGCTGGCGATAGCCTCAAGAGCACTTCGGTCGGCATCGCCGTAGAGAATCTTGTGGGGGACCTGGATGAAAAGGCAACTGTCGGCAGCACGCTCAGCGTTCACAGCAACGGGGGCGCTGATATAGCATCGAGATTGTATGTCCTCGCCGGGCTCGGTAGAAATGGTCATGTGAATGGCGGGGTGGGGGAATGTGCCGGTGTCAGGGCTACCGAAGAAGTTCTGGATGAGGGcgctgaagctgttgagctcATGAGAGGTGGTATACCAGCCGAGGAGGGACT
This DNA window, taken from Fusarium oxysporum f. sp. lycopersici 4287 chromosome 7, whole genome shotgun sequence, encodes the following:
- a CDS encoding hypothetical protein (At least one base has a quality score < 10), which produces MSSSHASLSAASDDRKARLAKLKNLKRKQPGDEIVAPESERAQSPPVEPDVSRLHVSGRNYDPETRGPKLGFEQDPTLNLDKPTLEEQAAEVEAEVKQKAAEEAQDDQGVDLFKLQPKKPNWDLKRELDRKMEVLNVRTDNAIARLVRDRITGAQKAAAKRDAVEDAQGTGEATGMDGVALVEGLRVREKEEEEEERREREEDAALGV
- a CDS encoding eukaryotic translation initiation factor 3 subunit F, giving the protein MAAAASESFIHLARPLAPNTVGIQTNLAPLTVNIQPQAVLSILDHAVRRDIRDTQSTRVIGALVGTRSEDGTEVEVRSCFAIPHTEEEDQVEVDVEYQKNMLALTLKANRGESLLGWYTTSHELNSFSALIQNFFGSPDTGTFPHPAIHMTISTEPGEDIQSRCYISAPVAVNAERAADSCLFIQVPHKILYGDADRSALEAIASAKDAESRTAPLVSDIEGLGRSIEQTISLLDRASEWINGVLDEDEEPNNAVGQYLLNALSLAPKVDPSQIEHDFNNHIQDVLMVSYLANTIRTQIDLSQRLAVANLTSNEKEGEGKSEEKGGRQGGKRGGRGGGRGGGQQREPREPREPREPAE